The window CGGTGCCGGTTGAGAAAACAGCCGATGTACTTGATTCCTCCAAGGGCGACATAACGCTCGGCGACCGCATAAACATGGTCTACATGGGCAGCGCCGCCGTTTACGGGCGCGGTAAAATGGTAGTCACGTCGACAGGCATGAGCACCGAAATGGGCAAGATCGCCGACGCCGTGATCACGGTGCCCGAGACTCATGCGATTTTGCTGCCGTCTCTCAGTGTTATTCCTTTGCAGCTGTTTGCCTATTATGTGGCTTTACAGCGCGGCTGCGACATCGACAAGCCGCGCAACCTTGCCAAGTCGGTCACGGTGGAATGACAACAGCAAAAGTAGGGGCGGACGAACGCAGCGGGCTGTGCCCGTATCACCCCTACCTTAACCGTAAACAATTGACAATTAATCGGGAAAAGTTTATATTTTGAAAGAACCAAACCAAGCCGGAAGGTGAAACGATGAATTTTTATTCCGAAATCCTGCCGTTGCAGCGTCACGCGGTTTTCGCGCTGGACGAGTTTTTCGTCTGGTGTGCGACGGTGCAAAAGGATGACGACGGCCTTTTCCATATGATTTTTTCAAAATGGCCCAAAGAAAAGGGCTTTGACGCCTGGGTGACGGATTCCGTTCTCGGTCATGCGGTGTCCGATTCGCCCGACGGGCCGTACCGATATACCGGAGAAATCACTCTTTTGGGAAACCATGCGGAGGTTTTTCACAATCCGACCATGCTTCGGCACAACGGCTTTTATTATCTTTACTTTATGCAAAACAGCGGTGCTTCGGGCGGACAAGCCGGTTGTGTTCCGTGTGATGCGCACCGGTGGTCGCATCGAAACAACCAGCGCATCGGAGCGGCCTGGGCAAAGCATCCGGCGGGGCCGTGGCATTCGTCCGATACCCCGGTGATCGATGTGACGCCCGGTTCTTTTGACGGGCTGATGGTCAGCAATCCGACCGTGACCGTCGGCGGCGACGGTAAAATCTATATGGTTTATAAAGGAGTTGCACAGGGCGTACCTCCGGCGGGCGGAGCGGTGGTCTGCGGCGTCGCCCGGGCGGAGCATCCGATGGGGCCGTTTGAAAAGCTCAAAGGCCCGATCATGGTCAATCCCGAAAATCCGTGGTCGGTCGAAGACCCCTTTATCTGGGTTGAAAACGGGCGTTTTTATGCGCTCGTCAAGGACTTTCACGGTTATTTCACCAAAATCGGTACCGTGTCCGTCGCCTTGTTTGAATCCGGCGACGGCGTCGACTGGCAGCCGTCCGCGAATCCGCTCGCGTTTACGTTGGATTTTATTCGGGCGGACGGAGAACGGCAGCACGCCGATGCGCTGGAGCGCCCGCAGTTGGTTTTTGACGGCGGTAAAGCCGTTGCTCTGCTCTGCGCGTTCTCGCCCGACCATTCAAGAAAAGACAGCATGAATGTGCAGTTTATGCTGGATCATAAAGGAGATCAGCGATGAATTTGAGAGAAATTCTGCATCATGCCGATGTCTGCGTCGTCGGCGGCGGGCTTGCCGGAATGTGCGCCGCGATCTCGGCGGCGCGCAGGGGCGCCAAAGTCGTGCTGATGCAGGACAGGCCCGTATTGGGCGGCAACGCCTCGTCGGAGATCCGGATGTGGGTGGGCGGCGCTCGCGGGATGCGCGAAACCGGGCTGATCGAGGAAATCAACATCGAAAATATGTGGCGCAACCCCGAGCGCAATTATTCGATCCGGGACAGCATTTTATATGAAAAGGTCCGTTTTGAGCCGAATATCGATCTGCTTTTGAACTGCAGCTGCAACGGCTTGGCGATGGCCTCCGACAGCCGGATCGCCTCGGTGCGCGGCTGGCAGCTGACGACTTATACCTGGCATACCGTCACGGCGGACTATTTCATCGACTGCTCCGGTGACAGCATCCTCGCGCCACTATCCGGCGCCGCGTTCACCGTCGGGCGCGAATCGAGCGCGCAGTACGGCGAGGACATCGCCCCCGAGACAGCCGACAAGAAGACGATGGGGCTCAGCTGCCTGATGCAGATGCGTCAATATGACCGCAAAATCGAGTTCAAACCGCCTTTTTGGGCGGAAAAGATCACAAAAGAGCAGCTTGAAAACCGGGGCAGCGCCGACCCGTCCGTCCCTTTGGAAAACTGGTGGTGGATGGAGTTGGGCGGCACGCGCGACACCATTCACGACACCGAGGAAATCCGGGATGACCTGCAAAAGCTGACCTGGGGCGTTGTCGATTATGTCAAAAATAGCGGCGAGGTGAAAGCCGACGACTGGGGCGTTGACTGGGTGGGCATGCTGCCCGGAAAACGGGAGAGCCGCCGTTATATCGGGGATCATGTTCTGACACAGAACGACGTCCGCAGCGAGGGTCGGTTTGAAGATATTGTCGCTTACGGCGGCTGGCCGATGGACGACCACCACCCCGACGGATTTCGCCACAAAGGCCCTCCGACCGTCTATCATCCCGCCCCGTCGCTCTACGGCATCCCCTACCGGTGCATATACTCCGTAAATATCGATAACCTGCTGTTTGCGGGCCGCAACATCTCGGCAACCCATGCGGCGATGAGTTCAAGCCGCGTGATGGCGACCTGCGCGGTGTTAGGACAAGCCGTCGGAACGGCGGCCGCCCTCTGCGTGAAATATGCCGTAACCCCCCGGGGCATCTATCTGGCGCACCTCGGCGAGCTGAAAGAGCAACTCTTGGAGGACGACGCGACGCTGCCTTTTAACCGGCGCAAGCCCTCGCCGTTGACGCTGGAGGCCGCAATTTCACCGGAGAGCGCCGAGATTTTAAGAAACGGCATCGACCGCGAACTGCCGGACAGCGAAAACAAATGGGTCGGGAAATTGGGCGAAAGCATTACATTCAGCTTTGAATCCACCCGCGCCGTACACGGAATTCGCATGGTGTTCGATTCCGACCTGCGCCGGGAGACCATCGGAGACCGCGACGGGCGGCGCAAAATGGGGATGAATTGCAATCTCGAACGCGGGGACACTTCGACCAAGTTCCCCGATACGATGGTTAAATCCTACCGCGTCGAGGTGTGGGAGGACGGTGAATGGAAAACGGTCGCAAAGGTCACGGACAACCATCAACGGCTGGTCGTCGACCGTTTTGTAGCGGTTGCGTCGGCTGTCCGGTTTACCCCGTTAAAAACGCACGGCTGCCCCGAGGCGCGAATTTTTGCGGTTGATATTTTGTGATAGCATAGAACAGGAGAGAATATATGAGAATCGGAACTTCATCCACCGGTTATTTCAAAGCGGTTCCCAATGCCGGCGATTTTGCCCGCATGAAAATGCACGGCTTCGACTGTGTGGACTTTCAAAGTTTCGGAGACGCGGAAAACGAGCTTTTCACCTGCTCTGATGCGGAGTTTGAGCGAAAACTGAAGTTCATTCGCGAGAACGCAAAAGAAAGCGGCATTGAAATTTTTCAGGCCCACGGACCCTGGCGCTACCCGCTGCAGGATGCGACGGAGCAAGACCGCGCAAAGCGGTTTGAGGAGATGGTGAAAGCGCTTTACGGCGCTGCTGCGCTCGGCTGTAAATACCTTGCCGTTCACCCCTTGATGCCTTACGGCTGGCAGAGCGATCCCGAGCCGGAGAAGCTGTGGGAGATCAATCTGCGATTTTACTCGCTGCTCACGCAGGAGGCGCGTAAATGCGGCACCGTTCTCTGCCTTGAGAACACCTCGATGCCCGCCCTCTCACTTGCGCGGGCTGACGAAATTTTAAAATTCGTCAAAGAAATCGATTCCCCTTTTATGCGCGTCTGCCTCGATACAGGGCATTGCGCCGTATTTGGACAGCCCTCCGACGCCGTGCGGCTTTTGGGGAAAGAGTACCTTTGCACCCTGCACGTTCACGACAACAACGGGCGCGAAGATCTGCACTGGCTGCCCTATACGGGCGTGACCGATTGGGGCGCGTTTTGCCATGCGCTGCGCGACATCGGCTTCGACGGCGTCATGAGCATCGAGGCCTCGGTAAAAGGGACATACCCGCCGAACGTGCGCGAGTACTTAGAAATCGGCGTTGCCCTGGCGGCAAAATCGCTTGCCGAAGAGGCGGAATAATAATTGCAGGGAATGGCCTTGACCGTTTATGTAGGGCGATTCCAACGGGCCGACGCCCGTATCGCCCGCATTTTAGGACCCTTTCTACGAAATTGGCGGGCGAATGCGATTCGCCCCTACATACCATCTTCGGGCGAATGCGATTCGCCCCTACATTGTTACGACATATTACGGAGGTAACACCCATGCAAACCGGCTATCATGCGGTATATGCAAAGAATTATTTCGACGGGATTGACGCGGCGAAGGCGAACGGGTTCGGCTTTGTGCAGTTCGATTTGGGCGTGCCGGAGTTTTTCCTCGATGATCTCACGGCGGACGACCTTGCGCGCATCCGCGAA of the Oscillospiraceae bacterium genome contains:
- a CDS encoding glycoside hydrolase family protein → MNFYSEILPLQRHAVFALDEFFVWCATVQKDDDGLFHMIFSKWPKEKGFDAWVTDSVLGHAVSDSPDGPYRYTGEITLLGNHAEVFHNPTMLRHNGFYYLYFMQNSGASGGQAGCVPCDAHRWSHRNNQRIGAAWAKHPAGPWHSSDTPVIDVTPGSFDGLMVSNPTVTVGGDGKIYMVYKGVAQGVPPAGGAVVCGVARAEHPMGPFEKLKGPIMVNPENPWSVEDPFIWVENGRFYALVKDFHGYFTKIGTVSVALFESGDGVDWQPSANPLAFTLDFIRADGERQHADALERPQLVFDGGKAVALLCAFSPDHSRKDSMNVQFMLDHKGDQR
- a CDS encoding FAD-dependent oxidoreductase yields the protein MNLREILHHADVCVVGGGLAGMCAAISAARRGAKVVLMQDRPVLGGNASSEIRMWVGGARGMRETGLIEEINIENMWRNPERNYSIRDSILYEKVRFEPNIDLLLNCSCNGLAMASDSRIASVRGWQLTTYTWHTVTADYFIDCSGDSILAPLSGAAFTVGRESSAQYGEDIAPETADKKTMGLSCLMQMRQYDRKIEFKPPFWAEKITKEQLENRGSADPSVPLENWWWMELGGTRDTIHDTEEIRDDLQKLTWGVVDYVKNSGEVKADDWGVDWVGMLPGKRESRRYIGDHVLTQNDVRSEGRFEDIVAYGGWPMDDHHPDGFRHKGPPTVYHPAPSLYGIPYRCIYSVNIDNLLFAGRNISATHAAMSSSRVMATCAVLGQAVGTAAALCVKYAVTPRGIYLAHLGELKEQLLEDDATLPFNRRKPSPLTLEAAISPESAEILRNGIDRELPDSENKWVGKLGESITFSFESTRAVHGIRMVFDSDLRRETIGDRDGRRKMGMNCNLERGDTSTKFPDTMVKSYRVEVWEDGEWKTVAKVTDNHQRLVVDRFVAVASAVRFTPLKTHGCPEARIFAVDIL
- a CDS encoding sugar phosphate isomerase/epimerase — protein: MRIGTSSTGYFKAVPNAGDFARMKMHGFDCVDFQSFGDAENELFTCSDAEFERKLKFIRENAKESGIEIFQAHGPWRYPLQDATEQDRAKRFEEMVKALYGAAALGCKYLAVHPLMPYGWQSDPEPEKLWEINLRFYSLLTQEARKCGTVLCLENTSMPALSLARADEILKFVKEIDSPFMRVCLDTGHCAVFGQPSDAVRLLGKEYLCTLHVHDNNGREDLHWLPYTGVTDWGAFCHALRDIGFDGVMSIEASVKGTYPPNVREYLEIGVALAAKSLAEEAE